A window of the Mucilaginibacter sp. cycad4 genome harbors these coding sequences:
- a CDS encoding helix-turn-helix domain-containing protein produces MAAEIITKEDLQEFGNILLNQIKSLLGHAVEEPKKWLKSYQVKNLLKISDNTLQTLRDNGTIPFTKIGGILYYSIDDINRVLSGEVKSKRIRIGKGANAA; encoded by the coding sequence ATGGCAGCAGAAATTATCACTAAAGAAGACTTGCAGGAGTTCGGCAACATCTTACTGAACCAGATCAAAAGCCTTTTGGGGCACGCGGTAGAAGAGCCTAAGAAATGGCTGAAAAGCTACCAGGTTAAAAATTTGCTCAAGATCTCGGACAATACATTGCAAACCCTTCGCGACAATGGCACGATCCCGTTCACTAAAATAGGCGGCATATTGTATTACAGCATTGATGATATTAACCGGGTATTGTCCGGCGAGGTAAAGAGCAAGCGAATTCGGATAGGTAAAGGAGCGAACGCGGCCTGA
- a CDS encoding TerD family protein, whose protein sequence is MAINLQKGQKIDIGLSRMTVGLGWNPNEGTGYDFDLDVSAIMIDANRLVPQDEFFVFYNNVDSPEQSVHHTGDDPTGGNSDGGDDESITVDLTKVDARIQEILFVVTIHEAQARRQNFGQVRDSYIRILDNQTGAEVCKYELGEDFSIETAIEFGRLYKRNGAWKFEASGVGYKEDLAFFLSKYFKGQIIK, encoded by the coding sequence ATGGCTATTAACTTACAAAAAGGGCAGAAAATAGATATCGGCCTTTCAAGAATGACAGTTGGTTTGGGCTGGAACCCGAATGAAGGTACAGGTTATGATTTCGATCTCGACGTATCGGCCATCATGATCGATGCTAACCGACTGGTACCTCAGGATGAATTTTTTGTATTCTATAATAATGTCGATTCGCCCGAGCAATCGGTCCACCACACTGGTGACGACCCAACAGGTGGTAACAGCGATGGCGGCGATGATGAATCTATCACTGTCGATTTAACTAAAGTGGATGCCCGCATCCAGGAAATTTTGTTTGTGGTAACTATTCACGAAGCACAGGCCCGCCGCCAGAATTTTGGGCAGGTGCGCGATTCGTACATCCGCATACTGGATAATCAAACAGGCGCCGAAGTTTGCAAATACGAGCTGGGCGAGGATTTTTCTATCGAAACAGCTATCGAGTTTGGCAGGCTTTATAAACGCAACGGGGCATGGAAGTTTGAAGCATCGGGCGTAGGTTATAAAGAAGACCTGGCTTTCTTTTTAAGTAAATATTTCAAAGGGCAAATAATCAAATAA
- a CDS encoding TonB-dependent receptor, giving the protein MKKIYFLSFCFLILIKVCYAQRGAVKSISVNFQQATIEQFVTELEAKSGYSFFYDPMQFDSLKVTLQVTNKPVETILSQAFKNTGFSFAITKQQQVFLTKGREIQTGLAVGYFGITAANATAANMSVSPVNADLDKDKKIPEATTENKLYEIGVKTNTIEAGTATLSGYVKEAKSGESVTGASIYVTNTKTGVATDQFGYFTIKLPKGRQVLSVRGIGMRDTRRQIILYSDGKIIIEMQEQVTSLKEVKISAEKVANVRNVQLGVNRLDIKSIKQVPTVFGEADILRVVLTLPGVQSVGEATTGFNVRGGSADQNLILMNDATIYNPSHFFGFFSSFNPDIVKDIELYKSSIPERFGGRLSSVLDVTNREGNKKKFTGSAGIGLITSRLNVEGPIIKDKTSFSFGGRTTYSDWLLKLLPDAYKHSSASFYDLNLDISHQIDDKNNLYLTSYISRDKFRLNSDTAYSYSNRNINLKWKHNFNNKLFSVITAGIDKYQYDVLSADNPVNAYKLNFDINQSNFKTDFTYYLNRKNTVDFGLSSIYYKLHPGSFQPLGAQSLAAPDVVAAQQALESALYLGDKFDVTDDLSISGGVRYSIYNFLGPQTVYNYAPNLPKTSANLLDSTNYASGKFIKTYSGPEIRVSARYQLGDNLSIKGGYNTLRQYIHLLSNTTAISPTDVWQLSDPNIKPQYGDQVSLGLYHNLKSNTIETSVEVYYKRLRDYLDYKSGANLVLNHHIETDVVGTQGKAYGIEFLVKKATGKANGWISYTYSRTFLRQNDPNAGDLINGGAYYPANFDKPHAFNFIGNYRFSHRFSVSLNLTYSTGRPITLPIAKYEYGGSERVFYSDRNQYRIPDYFRSDFSMNIEGNHKVHQLTHNSFTIGVYNLTGRQNAYSTFFTEQGGVINGYKLSIFAKPIPFINYNIRF; this is encoded by the coding sequence ATGAAAAAAATTTACTTTCTAAGTTTCTGTTTTTTGATTTTAATTAAAGTATGCTATGCTCAGCGGGGGGCGGTAAAATCAATCAGCGTAAACTTTCAGCAAGCTACCATTGAGCAGTTTGTAACAGAACTGGAAGCAAAATCAGGTTATAGTTTCTTTTACGACCCAATGCAGTTTGACAGTTTGAAGGTAACCCTGCAGGTAACCAATAAACCTGTTGAAACCATATTGAGCCAGGCTTTTAAAAACACCGGTTTTAGTTTCGCCATTACCAAACAGCAACAGGTATTTTTAACTAAAGGGCGCGAAATACAGACGGGATTAGCTGTCGGGTATTTTGGCATCACAGCTGCCAATGCTACTGCAGCCAATATGAGTGTTTCACCGGTTAATGCTGATCTTGACAAAGATAAAAAGATACCCGAAGCGACAACAGAAAACAAGCTGTATGAAATAGGGGTCAAAACCAACACGATTGAGGCGGGTACGGCAACACTTTCCGGCTATGTGAAAGAAGCCAAATCGGGCGAATCGGTAACCGGGGCCAGTATTTATGTTACCAATACCAAAACAGGAGTGGCTACCGATCAGTTTGGCTATTTTACTATCAAATTACCCAAAGGCAGGCAGGTTTTAAGTGTTAGGGGCATTGGTATGCGCGACACCCGCAGGCAAATCATCCTTTACTCGGATGGGAAGATCATTATTGAAATGCAGGAGCAGGTAACCAGTCTTAAAGAAGTAAAAATATCTGCCGAAAAAGTAGCTAACGTACGCAATGTTCAGTTAGGGGTAAACCGGCTCGATATTAAAAGTATAAAACAAGTACCTACTGTATTTGGCGAGGCCGATATATTAAGGGTGGTGCTTACCCTGCCCGGCGTTCAATCGGTAGGAGAGGCCACAACAGGTTTTAACGTACGCGGAGGCTCGGCCGATCAGAACCTGATATTGATGAATGATGCCACCATTTATAACCCTTCGCATTTCTTCGGCTTCTTTTCGTCGTTTAACCCCGATATAGTTAAGGATATCGAATTATACAAAAGCAGTATCCCCGAAAGGTTTGGCGGGCGTTTGTCTTCGGTATTAGATGTAACCAATCGAGAAGGTAATAAAAAGAAGTTTACCGGTTCGGCAGGCATTGGTTTAATCACCAGCAGGCTTAATGTTGAGGGACCTATTATTAAGGATAAAACCTCGTTTTCATTCGGTGGCCGCACCACTTATTCCGACTGGCTCCTTAAGCTCCTCCCGGATGCCTATAAGCATAGTTCGGCCTCATTTTATGATCTCAACCTCGATATAAGCCATCAGATAGATGATAAAAATAACCTGTATTTAACCAGTTATATAAGCAGGGACAAATTTAGGCTCAACAGTGATACGGCTTACAGTTACAGCAACAGGAACATCAACCTGAAATGGAAGCATAATTTTAACAACAAACTGTTTAGTGTTATTACAGCCGGGATAGACAAGTACCAATATGATGTTTTAAGTGCCGACAACCCGGTAAACGCCTACAAGCTAAACTTTGATATTAACCAAAGTAATTTCAAAACAGATTTCACTTATTATCTTAACCGTAAAAACACTGTCGACTTCGGGCTAAGCTCTATTTATTATAAACTCCATCCCGGAAGCTTTCAGCCCCTTGGCGCGCAATCATTAGCAGCCCCCGATGTTGTCGCCGCACAACAGGCCCTGGAAAGCGCCTTATACCTGGGCGATAAGTTTGACGTTACCGACGACTTGTCGATAAGTGGTGGTGTAAGGTATTCGATCTATAATTTCCTTGGGCCGCAAACGGTGTATAACTATGCGCCAAACCTGCCTAAAACAAGTGCCAACCTGCTGGATAGTACCAATTACGCAAGCGGTAAGTTTATTAAAACGTATTCGGGGCCCGAAATCAGGGTTTCGGCCAGGTACCAGCTGGGCGATAACCTATCCATAAAAGGCGGCTATAATACGCTTAGGCAATATATTCACCTGTTATCAAACACAACAGCCATATCCCCAACTGATGTTTGGCAACTAAGCGATCCTAATATCAAACCTCAATATGGCGATCAGGTATCGTTAGGTCTTTATCATAATTTAAAATCAAATACTATTGAAACATCAGTTGAGGTTTATTACAAACGGTTAAGAGATTACCTTGACTACAAAAGCGGGGCCAACCTGGTATTAAACCATCATATTGAAACAGATGTGGTAGGTACACAGGGTAAAGCATATGGAATTGAGTTTTTAGTAAAAAAAGCCACCGGGAAAGCCAACGGATGGATCAGCTATACTTATTCACGCACATTTTTAAGGCAAAATGACCCTAATGCCGGTGATTTGATCAATGGAGGGGCTTATTATCCTGCAAATTTTGATAAACCACATGCTTTTAATTTTATTGGCAACTACAGGTTTTCACACAGGTTTAGCGTGTCTTTAAATCTTACTTACAGTACAGGCAGACCTATCACACTGCCTATTGCCAAGTACGAGTATGGTGGTTCGGAACGGGTGTTTTATTCAGACAGGAACCAATACCGAATTCCGGACTATTTCAGGTCGGATTTTTCAATGAACATTGAAGGCAATCATAAAGTGCACCAGTTAACTCATAACTCATTTACAATAGGGGTGTATAACTTAACCGGCAGGCAAAACGCGTATTCAACATTCTTTACCGAACAGGGCGGGGTTATTAACGGGTATAAGCTATCCATATTTGCCAAACCCATTCCATTTATTAATTATAATATCAGGTTTTAA
- a CDS encoding PRTRC system ThiF family protein, with protein sequence MKKQKINKPAVHIVQKELLQPYNPVTVNLIGAGGTGSQVLTALARMNHALTALGHAGVFVRVFDDDKVDTANLGRQLFTTAELGHYKSVALINRINRFFGTSWKAETIRYDKQSLKNKEVGSATITVSCVDTVAARYEIAEILAHLTDNYGGRNRVKYWLDFGNSRSSGQVILSTLDKIKQPASELYRPVESLPMVTDEFKELLAASEQGDNTPSCSLAEALTKQDLFINSALANCGASLLWQMFREGILFNRGFFLNLADFRTQPLKVA encoded by the coding sequence ATGAAAAAGCAAAAAATCAATAAACCCGCTGTACATATCGTCCAAAAGGAGCTGTTACAGCCCTATAACCCCGTAACCGTTAATTTGATTGGTGCAGGCGGTACCGGCAGTCAGGTATTGACCGCACTTGCAAGAATGAACCATGCGCTCACCGCTTTGGGACATGCCGGCGTATTTGTCCGGGTTTTTGATGATGATAAGGTGGACACGGCCAATTTGGGCAGGCAGTTATTTACCACCGCCGAATTAGGGCATTACAAATCCGTTGCCCTGATTAACCGCATCAACCGTTTTTTTGGAACGAGCTGGAAAGCCGAAACCATCCGCTATGATAAGCAGTCGCTGAAAAACAAAGAAGTAGGAAGTGCCACGATTACGGTTTCCTGCGTGGATACGGTAGCCGCACGTTACGAGATTGCCGAAATATTAGCCCACCTGACCGACAATTACGGCGGCCGCAACCGGGTAAAGTACTGGCTCGATTTCGGCAACAGCCGTTCAAGCGGTCAGGTCATATTATCCACCCTTGATAAAATCAAACAGCCCGCTTCGGAACTGTACCGCCCCGTGGAAAGCCTGCCGATGGTAACGGATGAATTTAAGGAACTACTGGCGGCCTCGGAACAGGGCGACAACACGCCAAGCTGTTCATTGGCCGAAGCCCTGACCAAGCAGGATTTATTCATCAATTCGGCATTGGCCAACTGCGGGGCTTCCTTGCTTTGGCAGATGTTCCGTGAGGGCATCCTATTTAATCGTGGGTTTTTCCTTAACCTGGCTGATTTCAGGACACAACCGCTGAAAGTAGCTTAA
- a CDS encoding site-specific integrase, whose protein sequence is MKNAQKFSVLIWADKRKTDAQGMVPLYARITYLSKRAEISLGRKVDPPKWDAETGYVRGNGSEVRDINTQIIEAINEIRRAFDDLKRTEDFITAEKIKQKYTGEGANHRMLLEVFDEHNNQLEKLLDKDFVRATLTKYKTVRKKTAAYIQWRYKKPDIYLESIDYGFVTGLEMYLKTEDKIEHNTAMRYIKNLKKIINLAVNNQWMSHNPFNLFKCTYNKVNRLELEWEEINALAAYNFKVKRLAEVRDTFLFCCYTGYAFVDVDKLTPQHVITGADGVTGVKTTRTKTAIESNVPLIPQAIEIIERYAEHDARIIENRLLPVKSNQKMNAYLKEIGDLAGIEKVLTTHIARHTFATTVTLENDVPLETVSKMLGHAKFATTQIYAKMKDKKVNRDMQALKERLEANRAGQKLKEELV, encoded by the coding sequence ATGAAAAATGCACAAAAGTTTTCAGTCCTGATCTGGGCTGACAAAAGGAAAACAGATGCACAAGGTATGGTGCCGTTGTACGCGCGGATCACTTACCTAAGCAAACGCGCAGAGATCTCACTCGGCCGAAAAGTCGATCCCCCAAAATGGGATGCAGAAACCGGTTATGTAAGAGGGAATGGTTCGGAGGTAAGAGACATCAATACCCAGATCATAGAGGCGATCAACGAGATACGGCGCGCTTTTGACGACCTTAAACGTACGGAAGATTTCATCACTGCTGAAAAGATCAAGCAGAAATACACCGGGGAGGGTGCGAATCATCGCATGTTGCTGGAAGTTTTCGATGAGCATAATAACCAACTGGAGAAATTGCTCGACAAAGATTTTGTCCGGGCTACGCTCACTAAGTACAAGACGGTCCGCAAAAAAACTGCAGCATATATTCAATGGCGCTACAAAAAGCCGGACATCTACCTCGAATCAATCGACTACGGATTTGTGACCGGGTTAGAAATGTACCTTAAAACGGAGGATAAGATCGAGCATAACACGGCCATGCGTTATATCAAGAACCTCAAAAAGATCATCAACCTTGCGGTAAACAATCAATGGATGAGTCACAATCCATTCAACCTTTTTAAATGTACTTATAATAAGGTCAATCGTCTTGAATTAGAATGGGAGGAGATCAATGCCCTGGCCGCCTACAATTTCAAAGTGAAGCGTCTGGCAGAAGTAAGGGACACCTTCCTGTTCTGCTGCTATACCGGTTATGCTTTTGTCGACGTAGATAAGTTAACCCCTCAGCATGTGATCACCGGCGCGGATGGTGTCACCGGGGTTAAAACTACACGTACCAAAACCGCCATTGAATCCAACGTTCCATTGATCCCGCAAGCCATTGAGATCATCGAGCGGTATGCTGAACATGATGCCAGAATCATCGAGAATCGCTTGTTACCGGTTAAGAGCAATCAAAAAATGAATGCCTATTTAAAGGAAATAGGCGATCTGGCGGGTATTGAAAAGGTATTAACCACGCATATTGCGCGGCACACTTTCGCGACTACGGTGACCCTGGAGAATGATGTGCCGTTGGAAACTGTCAGCAAGATGCTTGGTCATGCCAAATTTGCCACGACTCAAATTTATGCAAAGATGAAGGATAAGAAGGTCAACCGGGATATGCAGGCCTTAAAGGAGCGCCTTGAAGCAAATCGAGCAGGACAAAAATTGAAGGAGGAATTGGTATGA
- a CDS encoding PDDEXK nuclease domain-containing protein — protein MKSDAIIIDEIKSIINNAQTAAIRAVDHQRVLMYWSIGKRIFEEEQHSRERAVYGERLIGYLADQLKPQFGEGFAVRNLNRIRQFYRKFPIVSTLWTQLSWSHFRFILTINNDEKIQFYLQESVKNNWTARQLDRQISSQLYERLLLSTDKEKVLSVARNEKQPADAKEIIKDPMVLEFLGLKPEAAYYEKDLENALITHLQEFMLELGNGFSFVARQKRIHLDGDDFFVDLVFYNRLLQCFVIIELKTHKITHQDLGQLQMYVNYYDRIEKLAHETPTIGILLCLEKNDTVVKFTLPEKSNVFASKYQLYLPTAEQLSEEIQNEVIKQQQKEIE, from the coding sequence ATGAAATCAGATGCGATCATCATCGACGAGATAAAAAGCATAATTAACAATGCTCAGACAGCTGCCATTCGGGCCGTCGACCATCAAAGGGTACTGATGTACTGGAGCATTGGAAAAAGAATTTTTGAAGAGGAACAACATAGTCGAGAGCGAGCGGTATACGGAGAGCGGTTAATAGGGTATCTCGCCGACCAGTTAAAACCTCAGTTTGGCGAAGGGTTTGCGGTAAGGAACCTTAACCGTATCCGACAGTTCTATAGGAAATTTCCAATTGTGTCCACACTGTGGACACAATTGAGTTGGTCTCATTTCAGGTTCATACTTACGATTAACAACGACGAAAAAATTCAATTTTATTTGCAGGAATCAGTGAAGAACAATTGGACAGCCAGACAATTGGATCGACAAATCAGCAGTCAGCTTTACGAAAGGCTTTTACTAAGCACAGATAAAGAAAAAGTCTTGTCAGTAGCGAGAAATGAAAAGCAGCCGGCAGATGCGAAGGAGATCATCAAGGACCCCATGGTGCTTGAATTTTTAGGGCTTAAGCCAGAAGCGGCCTATTATGAAAAGGATTTAGAAAATGCCCTTATTACCCATCTCCAGGAATTCATGCTGGAGTTGGGCAACGGCTTTTCCTTTGTAGCCCGGCAAAAGCGTATACACCTCGATGGTGACGACTTTTTTGTTGATCTAGTATTCTATAATCGCTTACTTCAATGCTTTGTTATTATTGAATTGAAAACGCATAAGATCACGCATCAGGATTTAGGGCAATTGCAGATGTATGTCAATTATTATGACCGAATAGAAAAGCTGGCACATGAAACTCCGACTATCGGGATTTTGCTCTGTCTTGAGAAAAACGACACGGTAGTCAAATTTACCTTGCCGGAAAAGAGCAATGTTTTCGCTTCTAAATACCAGCTTTACTTACCGACAGCAGAACAGCTTTCTGAGGAAATTCAGAACGAGGTCATTAAACAACAACAGAAAGAAATAGAATAG
- a CDS encoding DUF4249 domain-containing protein gives MKGKRYILILLLLGGIYNACKKPYNPKIVDSPNHYLVVEGVINNGSDSTIIKLSRTVNISGSVSTSGVDNCAVSVEAEGGTVYSLTPQGNGAYITAGLNLDASKKYRLHIITNDSKEYASDYVEVKKTQPIDSIGFYIKNNNVQIYVNTHDAANNTRYYRWSYDETWRFHSKYQSAYMVDPVAKAVVFRPPSESSYYCFTGDRSSTIVIGSSAKLSQDVIFQQPVTTIASTSEKIEMRYSIFLKQYALTKEAYQFWENMKKNTEQLGSIFDAQPSQLTGNIHNLKDPAEPVIGYISVTNIQSKRVFIDNADLPREWVTAYPYDCGPPDTALIFNPKTKQNDVLGIIINGGAIPVLDITEKMAVIGYTYSSIECTDCRIRGWVQTPSFWKER, from the coding sequence ATGAAAGGAAAACGATACATATTGATTTTATTGTTGCTGGGAGGTATATATAATGCCTGTAAAAAGCCTTATAACCCTAAAATTGTTGACTCTCCCAATCATTACCTCGTTGTTGAAGGGGTGATAAACAATGGCAGCGATTCAACAATAATAAAACTAAGCAGAACGGTTAATATTTCGGGTAGCGTAAGTACAAGCGGGGTTGATAACTGCGCTGTATCCGTTGAGGCTGAAGGGGGAACAGTATATTCACTTACACCACAGGGAAATGGAGCCTACATTACAGCCGGGCTTAACCTGGATGCGTCAAAAAAATACCGGTTGCACATTATTACTAATGATAGCAAGGAATATGCATCTGATTATGTAGAGGTGAAAAAAACGCAGCCCATTGACAGTATTGGGTTTTATATTAAAAACAACAATGTACAGATCTATGTAAATACGCATGATGCTGCAAATAACACCCGATATTACCGTTGGAGTTATGATGAAACCTGGCGGTTCCACTCCAAATACCAATCGGCATATATGGTTGATCCTGTGGCTAAAGCAGTTGTTTTTCGGCCACCCAGCGAAAGCAGTTATTATTGTTTTACGGGAGACAGATCAAGTACCATAGTGATAGGGTCATCAGCTAAACTATCGCAGGATGTGATATTTCAGCAACCTGTAACAACCATAGCTTCAACATCTGAAAAAATTGAAATGCGTTATTCCATTTTTCTGAAACAGTATGCTTTAACAAAAGAAGCTTACCAGTTTTGGGAAAACATGAAAAAAAACACGGAACAATTAGGCAGTATATTCGATGCACAGCCATCACAGCTAACAGGCAATATCCACAACCTTAAAGATCCGGCCGAGCCCGTTATTGGTTATATAAGTGTAACCAATATTCAATCCAAAAGGGTATTTATTGATAATGCCGATCTCCCCCGCGAATGGGTGACAGCATATCCGTATGATTGCGGCCCGCCTGATACTGCACTTATTTTTAACCCTAAAACCAAACAAAATGATGTACTGGGCATAATAATCAATGGTGGAGCCATACCAGTTCTTGATATAACCGAGAAAATGGCTGTAATAGGGTATACTTATTCATCGATTGAATGTACTGATTGCAGGATCAGGGGGTGGGTGCAAACGCCCTCATTTTGGAAAGAGAGATAG